Genomic segment of Actinomycetes bacterium:
ACCTCGCCCGCGTAGCTGAGCAGAGCGCGCGCCTGGCCGAGCAGGTCGAGCGCGATGTTCGCCAGCGCGACGTCCTCCTCGAGCTGCGGTGCGCGGGCGATCCACCCGCCCAGTCGCTGGGCGAGAACGAGCGCGTCGTCACCGAGACGGAGGGCGTACGTCGCGAGGGCGGGTGTGGTGGTCGTGTCCACTAGAGGTGCTGCACTTCGGCGGGGATGTCGTAGAAGGTCGGGTGCCGGTAGGCCTTGTCGGCGGCCGGGTCGAAGAACGCGTCCTTCTCGTCGGGGCTGGAGGCGACGATCGCCGCGGCTGGAACGACCCACAGCGACACGCCTTCGGAGCGGCGGGTGTAGACGTCGCGCGCGTTGCGCAGCGCCATGGCGGCGTCGGGGGCGTGCAGCGAGCCGACGTGCTGGTGCGAGAGTCCCCGGCGGGCGCGGACGAAGACCTCCCACAGCGGCCAGTCGGTGCGCGATGCCGTGGTCTCGGCCTGGTGGCCGGCGGGGACGCCGTCGACCGGCACCGCGCCGTGGCCACCGGCCGGGGTCAGCTCGCTCATGCGGCACCCGCCGAGGTGGCGCGGGCGGCCTGCTTGGCGGCGTACGCCTGGGCTGCCTCGCGCACCCACGCGCCGTCCTCGTGGGCCTGGCGCCGGTGTGCCGCGCGCTGCGCATTGCACGGGCCGTTGCCCTTGAGCACCTCGAAGAACTCCGACCAGTCGATCTCGCCGAAGACGTAGTGGCCGGTCGCCTCGTCGAGCCGGAGGTCGGGGTCGGGCAGCGTCAGGCCGAGG
This window contains:
- the paaB gene encoding 1,2-phenylacetyl-CoA epoxidase subunit PaaB, whose product is MSELTPAGGHGAVPVDGVPAGHQAETTASRTDWPLWEVFVRARRGLSHQHVGSLHAPDAAMALRNARDVYTRRSEGVSLWVVPAAAIVASSPDEKDAFFDPAADKAYRHPTFYDIPAEVQHL